In a single window of the Streptomyces sp. HUAS ZL42 genome:
- a CDS encoding LLM class flavin-dependent oxidoreductase, with product MVADEAPADEVRGVVQGAAPVPLSVLDLVTVGAGRTATDALRTSVDLVRLAEARGFHRYWVAEHHSMPGVASSSPAVILAHLAAHSERIRLGSGGVMLPNHAPLVIAEQFGTLEAMAPGRIDLGLGRAPGTDGATAAALRRTDRLNEGADDFPEQLAELIRFLDDDFPDGHPYGRIHAVPGPVQGTSPGGVQSPHRPPVWLLGSSGFSARLAGLLGLPFAFAHHFSAQNTVPALDLYRESFKPSRVLDAPYALIGVSVLATDEESEARRQVLATGLNMVRLRTGRPGLFPTPEEAEAHEFSPMEREFVSSWNANIVHGSVDEVRSGLDELQKRTGADELMLTSHAHRGELRLRSYELIADAYGLPTI from the coding sequence GTGGTCGCAGACGAAGCCCCCGCCGACGAGGTCCGAGGTGTCGTGCAGGGCGCCGCTCCCGTGCCGCTCTCCGTGTTGGATCTCGTCACCGTCGGGGCCGGGCGTACCGCGACCGACGCGTTGCGGACCAGTGTGGACTTGGTCCGGCTTGCGGAGGCGCGGGGGTTTCACCGGTACTGGGTCGCCGAGCATCACTCCATGCCCGGCGTCGCCTCCTCCTCGCCCGCGGTGATCCTTGCCCACCTCGCCGCGCACTCCGAGCGCATCCGGCTCGGCTCGGGCGGTGTCATGCTGCCCAACCACGCGCCCCTCGTGATCGCCGAGCAGTTCGGGACGCTCGAGGCCATGGCGCCCGGCCGTATCGACCTCGGGCTCGGGCGTGCCCCGGGGACCGACGGCGCGACCGCCGCCGCCCTGAGGCGCACCGACCGGCTGAACGAGGGCGCCGACGACTTCCCCGAGCAGCTCGCCGAGCTCATCCGTTTCCTGGACGACGACTTTCCCGACGGGCACCCGTACGGGCGTATTCATGCCGTTCCCGGGCCCGTCCAGGGCACGTCCCCGGGTGGTGTCCAGTCCCCGCACCGGCCGCCCGTCTGGCTGCTCGGCTCCTCCGGCTTCAGTGCCCGCCTCGCCGGTCTGCTCGGCCTGCCCTTCGCCTTCGCCCACCACTTCTCGGCGCAGAACACCGTCCCGGCCCTCGACCTGTACCGGGAGTCCTTCAAGCCGTCCCGCGTCCTCGACGCGCCGTACGCCCTCATCGGCGTCTCCGTCCTCGCAACCGACGAGGAGAGCGAGGCCCGGCGGCAGGTTCTTGCCACCGGGCTCAACATGGTGCGGCTGCGGACCGGGCGGCCGGGGCTGTTCCCGACACCCGAGGAGGCCGAGGCCCACGAGTTCAGCCCGATGGAACGGGAGTTCGTCTCCTCCTGGAACGCCAACATCGTCCACGGCTCCGTGGACGAGGTGCGCTCCGGTCTCGACGAGCTGCAGAAGCGCACCGGAGCCGATGAGCTGATGCTCACCTCCCACGCCCATCGCGGTGAGCTGCGGCTGCGTTCCTACGAACTCATCGCCGACGCCTACGGGTTGCCCACCATCTGA
- a CDS encoding histidine phosphatase family protein: MAPRILLARHGETQWSLSGKHTGRTDVPLLEEGRHGAKLLGERLHRAPFDGLPGVEVRTSPLARARETCELAGFGERASVWDTLLEWDYGAYEGMTPAEIQAVRPGWLIWRDGVPEGEGLAEVTARADEVVAWARAEDRDVLVFAHGHILRSIGARWLGLPLEFAARIRLNPTSLSVLSWAYGEPAIESWNDLGHLAA, translated from the coding sequence ATGGCACCGCGCATCCTGCTGGCCCGGCACGGAGAGACACAGTGGTCACTGTCCGGCAAGCACACCGGCAGGACCGATGTCCCCCTCCTCGAAGAGGGCCGACACGGCGCCAAACTGCTCGGCGAACGCCTGCACCGGGCGCCGTTCGACGGCCTGCCCGGCGTCGAGGTGCGCACCAGCCCGCTGGCACGCGCGCGTGAGACGTGCGAACTCGCGGGCTTCGGTGAGCGGGCCTCCGTGTGGGACACGCTCCTGGAGTGGGACTACGGGGCGTACGAGGGCATGACCCCGGCCGAGATCCAGGCCGTACGGCCGGGCTGGCTGATCTGGCGGGACGGGGTGCCGGAGGGCGAGGGCCTCGCCGAGGTGACCGCCCGGGCCGACGAGGTCGTCGCGTGGGCGCGTGCGGAGGACCGTGACGTGCTGGTCTTCGCGCACGGGCACATCCTCCGGTCGATCGGGGCGCGGTGGCTGGGACTGCCGCTGGAGTTCGCGGCGCGGATACGGCTGAACCCCACGTCGTTGTCCGTGCTGAGCTGGGCTTACGGTGAGCCGGCGATCGAGAGCTGGAACGACTTGGGGCACTTGGCCGCTTAG
- a CDS encoding putative bifunctional diguanylate cyclase/phosphodiesterase, which yields MSATSEGPTAAVDLDRSAVTESDISTSSGTETGADTRPDAHTDACIAAPAEVPTEVPAEVPAEVPTTYRSVFAAAPLAMAVVDREGLVVCANDTLGGLLGAEPAELAGQVAADLLDLASDARTWHAYREVLRGRRAKLRCTRRLKHPDGHSLWAQVAATPLADAASGVLLSVADISAHRELQARLHHLQMHDPATRLPNRTLFFERLSAALESESYEQGGTGRIGLCYLDLDGFKAVNDTLGHRVGDRLLAAVAERLNRCADDAGYGRASAPLVARLGGDEFALLIEDSTGTEQLADLAESVLQALQAPFDLAGRRLSVSASIGVVERHAAGTTATGLMQAADTTLYWAKVDGKSRWTLFDPERNAHLMTRQALSSTLRPAIERGEFMLDYQPLVCMTDGRIRGVEALVRWNHPQFGLLTPNRFIGLAEEDGSIVPLGRWVLEASCRQARRWQLDHPDEPPLFVSVNVAVRQVWDSDLVADVAEILEETDLPPHLLQLELTESAVMGSAGRPLQALQALSDMGVGIAIDDFGTGYSNLAYLSRLPVSVLKLDGSFVRGFQYEGAGTPPNPADEVVVEAMIQLAHRLGLTVTAECVETSAQAARLRRIGCDTGQGWLYSRPVSPDRIAELLGDRACTQA from the coding sequence GTGAGCGCAACGTCCGAAGGGCCGACGGCCGCGGTGGACCTCGACCGGTCAGCCGTCACAGAGAGCGACATCAGCACATCATCCGGTACGGAGACCGGTGCGGACACCCGCCCGGATGCCCACACCGATGCCTGTATCGCAGCCCCCGCCGAAGTGCCCACGGAAGTCCCTGCCGAAGTCCCTGCCGAAGTCCCCACCACCTACCGCTCCGTCTTCGCGGCCGCCCCGCTCGCCATGGCCGTCGTCGACCGTGAGGGCCTGGTGGTCTGCGCGAACGACACGCTCGGCGGTCTGCTCGGCGCCGAACCCGCCGAGCTCGCCGGGCAGGTGGCCGCCGATCTGCTCGACCTGGCCTCGGACGCACGCACCTGGCACGCCTACCGCGAGGTCCTGCGCGGCCGCCGGGCGAAGCTGCGCTGCACACGCCGTCTGAAGCACCCCGACGGACACTCGCTGTGGGCCCAGGTCGCCGCGACACCGCTGGCCGACGCCGCATCCGGCGTGCTGCTCTCCGTCGCCGACATCAGCGCACACCGCGAACTCCAGGCACGACTGCACCACTTGCAGATGCACGACCCGGCGACCCGGCTGCCCAACCGCACGCTGTTCTTCGAGCGCCTGTCGGCCGCGCTGGAGTCGGAGTCGTACGAGCAGGGCGGCACGGGCCGGATCGGCCTGTGCTACCTCGATCTCGACGGCTTCAAGGCGGTCAACGACACCCTCGGCCATCGCGTCGGCGACCGTCTGCTGGCGGCCGTGGCCGAACGGCTCAACCGCTGTGCGGACGACGCCGGTTACGGCAGAGCGAGCGCGCCGCTGGTGGCCAGACTCGGCGGCGACGAGTTCGCGCTGCTGATCGAGGACTCCACGGGCACCGAGCAGCTCGCGGATCTCGCCGAATCCGTACTGCAGGCCCTCCAGGCCCCCTTCGACCTGGCGGGGCGGCGGCTGTCCGTCTCCGCGTCGATCGGTGTCGTCGAGCGCCACGCGGCGGGCACCACCGCCACCGGCCTGATGCAGGCGGCCGATACGACGCTGTACTGGGCGAAGGTGGACGGCAAGTCCCGCTGGACGCTCTTCGACCCCGAGCGCAACGCCCACTTGATGACCCGTCAGGCACTGTCCTCCACGCTCCGGCCGGCCATCGAGCGCGGCGAGTTCATGCTGGACTACCAGCCGCTGGTCTGTATGACGGACGGCCGGATCCGCGGGGTCGAGGCGCTCGTCCGCTGGAACCACCCGCAGTTCGGTCTGCTGACGCCGAATCGGTTCATCGGACTGGCGGAGGAGGACGGCTCGATCGTGCCGCTGGGCCGCTGGGTGCTGGAGGCCTCCTGCCGCCAGGCCCGCCGCTGGCAGCTGGACCACCCCGACGAGCCGCCGCTGTTCGTGAGCGTGAACGTGGCGGTCCGTCAGGTCTGGGACTCGGATCTGGTGGCGGACGTGGCGGAGATCCTCGAGGAGACGGACCTGCCACCCCACCTCCTCCAGCTCGAACTGACCGAGTCGGCGGTGATGGGCTCGGCGGGCCGGCCGTTGCAGGCTCTCCAGGCCCTCAGCGACATGGGCGTGGGCATCGCGATCGACGACTTCGGCACCGGCTACTCGAACCTGGCCTATCTGAGCCGGCTGCCCGTCTCGGTCCTGAAACTGGACGGTTCCTTCGTCCGCGGCTTCCAGTACGAGGGTGCGGGCACCCCGCCGAACCCGGCGGACGAGGTCGTCGTCGAGGCGATGATCCAGCTGGCCCACCGTCTCGGGCTGACCGTCACCGCCGAGTGCGTGGAGACCTCGGCCCAGGCCGCCCGGCTGCGTCGCATCGGCTGTGACACCGGCCAGGGGTGGCTGTACTCACGGCCGGTGTCGCCGGACCGTATCGCCGAGCTGCTGGGCGACAGGGCCTGCACGCAGGCGTGA
- a CDS encoding phosphatase PAP2 family protein → MPQTETPGIEAASRTRLRWWTELPLILLVYACYSAGRLLARGDVSTAVDHGLAILRIEKFFHINAEHPLNRLFTREAWLGVPADFWYASLHYLVTPVILVWLFRSRAVRYRAARTWLMTSTFIGLIGFTLLPTCPPRLLSAGHGFVDTMAQYSSHGWWGGEASAPRGMGGMTNQYAAMPSLHVGWALWCGVMLWRYGGTRTAKAAGVAYPLLTTIVVMGTANHYFLDAVAGVAVMGVGLLLAPAVMRYSDRVRARIEVRFAAAPVSSLGTEASIVSGGCQTSAGERIPRQRPEARFGPGAEPSTSPSDAGEGAPAAAR, encoded by the coding sequence ATGCCGCAGACCGAGACACCGGGCATCGAGGCTGCCTCGCGGACCCGACTGCGCTGGTGGACCGAACTGCCGCTGATCCTGCTGGTGTACGCGTGCTACTCCGCGGGCCGACTGCTCGCCCGCGGCGACGTCTCCACCGCCGTCGACCACGGCCTGGCGATCCTCCGAATAGAGAAGTTCTTTCACATCAACGCCGAGCACCCGCTCAACCGGCTCTTCACGCGCGAGGCGTGGCTCGGCGTGCCGGCCGACTTCTGGTACGCGTCGCTGCACTACCTGGTCACCCCCGTGATCCTGGTCTGGCTGTTCCGATCGCGTGCGGTGCGCTACCGCGCGGCCCGTACTTGGCTGATGACCTCGACGTTCATCGGGCTCATCGGCTTCACCCTGCTGCCCACCTGCCCGCCCCGGCTGCTGTCGGCCGGCCATGGCTTCGTGGACACGATGGCCCAGTACAGCTCGCACGGCTGGTGGGGCGGCGAGGCGAGCGCGCCGCGCGGGATGGGCGGTATGACGAACCAGTACGCGGCGATGCCGAGCCTGCATGTGGGCTGGGCCCTGTGGTGCGGGGTCATGCTGTGGCGGTACGGCGGCACGCGTACGGCGAAGGCGGCGGGCGTCGCCTACCCGCTGCTCACCACGATCGTGGTGATGGGCACCGCGAACCACTACTTCCTCGACGCGGTGGCGGGCGTGGCCGTGATGGGGGTCGGGCTGCTCCTCGCGCCGGCCGTGATGCGGTACTCGGACCGGGTCCGGGCCCGGATCGAGGTGCGTTTCGCGGCCGCCCCGGTGAGCTCTCTCGGCACAGAGGCCTCGATTGTCAGTGGCGGATGCCAGACTTCCGCGGGTGAGCGAATTCCACGGCAGCGACCCGAAGCGCGGTTCGGGCCAGGAGCCGAACCGAGTACCTCTCCCTCGGACGCGGGAGAGGGCGCTCCGGCAGCGGCTCGCTGA
- a CDS encoding N-acetyltransferase family protein, whose protein sequence is MLDWEIRPASAEDLEAAVELRAVVMRADLERLGRYDEERVRQRLRDRFEPAHTWVIEVGGAFAGCVALRPDGDAHWLEHFLLDPGLQGRGIGSGVLRALLERCDRDGVRVRLNVLRGSAARRLYERHGFTLETEDPVDVFLVREVPEPAR, encoded by the coding sequence ATGCTGGACTGGGAGATACGACCCGCTTCCGCGGAGGATCTCGAGGCGGCCGTCGAACTGCGTGCCGTCGTGATGCGAGCCGATCTGGAGCGGCTCGGGCGGTACGACGAGGAGCGGGTGCGGCAGCGACTGCGGGACCGGTTCGAGCCGGCGCACACCTGGGTGATCGAGGTGGGCGGCGCGTTCGCCGGGTGCGTGGCGCTGCGGCCGGACGGGGACGCGCACTGGCTGGAGCACTTCCTTCTGGACCCGGGCCTGCAGGGCCGGGGCATCGGTTCCGGGGTGCTGCGGGCGCTGCTCGAGCGGTGCGACCGCGACGGCGTCCGGGTCCGGTTGAACGTGTTGCGGGGCAGCGCGGCCCGGCGGTTGTACGAGCGGCACGGCTTCACCCTCGAGACCGAGGATCCGGTGGACGTGTTCCTCGTGCGTGAGGTGCCCGAACCGGCCCGGTAG
- a CDS encoding M6 family metalloprotease domain-containing protein, whose amino-acid sequence MPRQLPRARLRSTAAVFTTLSALAATSLFADPSAAEPFATAPCALQRTEAHHSEGLDTWNAAYPRPTRSLDAVMIFLSFPDWPPMTTPAELAADHFPATSRYFQQASYGRFVLRPHPLSHWIRMPKPSTAYAIRRDWSPAQRAAYLHDALAAADGRVDFSRYDIVYFVADPGAPGVDSDATKVVNLDAPLHADGTDIRRVVTVFEQHPPDRLVLAHETGHVFDLPDLYHRPVDGKGDWDTFVGDWDLMGSQFGLAPDLFGWHKWKLGWLDSRQVVCLRGRGPTRLTLEPLGAGPGVPVTGAAGAPAFGLGRGTKLAVVRTGTDSVLAFEARGPVGEDAAACRAGVLVYRVSSDAESGRGPVEVIDAHPHTEACWENSVYPPLADAPVALGESFTVPGEGVRVEVEGRTASGAWTVKITTG is encoded by the coding sequence GTGCCGCGTCAGCTCCCGCGCGCCCGACTGCGCAGCACCGCGGCCGTGTTCACCACCCTCTCGGCGCTGGCCGCCACCTCCCTGTTCGCCGACCCGTCGGCCGCCGAGCCCTTCGCCACGGCTCCCTGCGCCCTGCAGCGCACCGAGGCCCACCACTCGGAGGGACTGGACACCTGGAACGCCGCCTACCCGCGGCCGACCCGCTCGCTGGACGCGGTGATGATCTTCCTGTCCTTCCCGGACTGGCCCCCGATGACCACCCCCGCCGAGCTGGCCGCCGACCACTTCCCGGCCACCAGCCGCTACTTCCAGCAGGCCTCCTACGGCAGGTTCGTCCTGCGCCCGCATCCGCTGAGTCACTGGATCCGGATGCCGAAGCCGTCCACCGCCTACGCCATAAGGCGCGACTGGAGCCCCGCTCAACGGGCCGCCTACCTGCACGACGCACTCGCGGCCGCCGACGGCCGGGTCGACTTCTCGCGGTACGACATCGTGTACTTCGTCGCCGATCCGGGTGCCCCCGGTGTCGACTCGGACGCCACGAAGGTCGTCAATCTCGACGCCCCGCTGCATGCGGACGGTACGGACATCCGCCGGGTCGTCACGGTCTTCGAGCAGCACCCGCCGGACCGGCTGGTCCTCGCCCACGAGACGGGGCACGTCTTCGACCTGCCGGACCTCTACCACCGGCCGGTGGACGGCAAGGGCGACTGGGACACCTTCGTCGGCGACTGGGACCTGATGGGCAGCCAGTTCGGCCTCGCTCCCGATCTGTTCGGCTGGCACAAGTGGAAGCTGGGGTGGCTGGATTCGCGCCAGGTGGTGTGTCTGCGGGGGCGCGGCCCGACACGGCTGACTCTGGAACCACTGGGTGCCGGGCCGGGGGTGCCGGTCACGGGCGCCGCCGGGGCGCCGGCGTTCGGACTCGGCAGGGGCACCAAGCTCGCGGTCGTGCGCACCGGGACCGACAGTGTCCTCGCCTTCGAGGCGCGCGGACCTGTGGGCGAGGACGCGGCCGCCTGCCGCGCCGGAGTGCTTGTCTACCGGGTGAGCAGTGACGCCGAGTCCGGGCGCGGCCCGGTCGAGGTGATCGACGCGCACCCGCACACGGAGGCCTGCTGGGAGAACTCGGTCTACCCACCCCTGGCGGACGCTCCCGTCGCCCTCGGCGAGAGCTTCACCGTGCCGGGCGAGGGGGTACGGGTGGAAGTGGAGGGGCGTACGGCTTCCGGGGCGTGGACCGTGAAGATCACGACGGGGTGA
- a CDS encoding bifunctional DNA primase/polymerase: MSSAWVTSDGAAWLASTGTYPRSTLALWEEQPGAPVVLPCGTVFDVVNAPAIFGRRMLDRLWTEGPGSGPVAEFRGRILLFATPGTAQRLPSLLEWEEWGSHGRRDGRTADVPPLLCHGNGDAVTVPAPIPTALPSAPSGARWLVAPDTRHPWLPGPEVLLWAAVRAARAAIRISIFPPADQDAKVYDVSRRR, encoded by the coding sequence ATGAGCAGCGCATGGGTCACCTCTGACGGAGCCGCCTGGCTCGCCTCGACAGGAACGTATCCGCGCAGCACGCTCGCCCTCTGGGAGGAACAGCCCGGGGCACCCGTCGTACTGCCCTGCGGAACCGTCTTCGACGTCGTCAACGCGCCGGCCATCTTCGGGCGCCGGATGCTCGACCGCCTCTGGACCGAGGGGCCCGGATCCGGGCCGGTCGCCGAGTTCCGGGGGCGGATCCTGCTGTTCGCGACGCCCGGCACGGCCCAGCGGCTTCCTTCGCTCCTGGAGTGGGAGGAGTGGGGGTCCCACGGCCGCCGGGACGGTCGTACGGCGGACGTTCCGCCCCTGCTGTGCCACGGCAACGGGGACGCGGTGACCGTACCGGCCCCCATCCCCACGGCTCTCCCCTCCGCCCCCTCCGGTGCCCGCTGGCTGGTCGCCCCGGACACGCGTCACCCCTGGCTGCCGGGTCCGGAGGTCCTGCTCTGGGCTGCGGTGAGGGCCGCCCGAGCGGCTATCCGCATATCGATTTTTCCTCCCGCCGATCAGGATGCTAAGGTCTACGACGTCAGCAGGCGCCGCTAG
- a CDS encoding spermidine synthase, whose translation MGKVRSSRRGRGVDVAVSETVEGGLAQLIPDRERGRAWTLLIDGAPQSHVDLDDPAFLSFEYQRRLGHVIDLAAPPGKPVHAVHLGGGALTLARYVAATRPRSTQQVVERDAALVQLVRRELPLEPNARIRVRSVDAREGLGRVPDGWADLVIADVFSGARTPAHLTSTEFLDEVRRALRPGGLYAANLADGPPLAHLRGQIATAAARFPELALVADPAVLRGKRFGNAVLVACDLPLPVAELTRRAASDPHPGRVEHGHALTDFTGGAVPVTDASAVASPAPPPSVFR comes from the coding sequence GTGGGAAAGGTCAGGAGTTCTCGGCGTGGGCGGGGTGTCGATGTTGCCGTCTCCGAGACCGTCGAAGGCGGGCTTGCGCAGCTGATACCGGATCGGGAGCGGGGGCGGGCCTGGACGCTGCTGATCGACGGGGCGCCGCAGTCACATGTCGATCTCGATGATCCGGCGTTTCTCTCCTTCGAGTACCAGCGGCGGCTCGGGCATGTCATCGATCTCGCCGCACCGCCCGGAAAGCCGGTCCACGCCGTGCACCTCGGCGGCGGCGCCCTCACACTCGCGCGGTACGTCGCCGCCACCCGCCCCCGCTCCACCCAGCAGGTCGTCGAACGGGACGCGGCACTCGTCCAACTGGTCCGGCGGGAGTTGCCGTTGGAGCCGAACGCCCGGATACGCGTGCGGTCGGTGGACGCGCGGGAAGGGCTCGGCAGGGTGCCCGACGGCTGGGCCGATCTCGTCATCGCCGATGTGTTCAGCGGGGCCCGCACGCCGGCCCACCTGACCTCGACCGAGTTCCTCGACGAGGTGCGCAGGGCGCTCAGGCCCGGCGGGCTCTACGCCGCCAACCTCGCCGACGGCCCCCCGCTCGCCCACCTGCGCGGCCAGATCGCCACCGCCGCCGCCCGATTCCCGGAACTCGCCCTGGTCGCCGACCCGGCCGTGCTGCGCGGCAAGCGGTTCGGGAACGCGGTCCTCGTCGCCTGCGACCTGCCCCTCCCGGTCGCCGAGCTCACCCGCCGCGCCGCCTCCGACCCGCACCCGGGCCGCGTCGAGCACGGCCACGCGCTCACCGACTTCACCGGAGGAGCCGTACCCGTGACGGACGCGTCGGCGGTCGCTTCCCCGGCCCCTCCGCCCTCGGTGTTCCGTTAG
- a CDS encoding response regulator transcription factor, which produces MASVLVVEDDQFVRSALIRHLTDAAHTVRSVGTALEALREVAHFRFDVVILDLGLPDLDGSEALKMLRGITDVPVIIATARDDETEIVRLLNAGADDYLTKPFSVEHLSARMAAVLRRSRTAAGEGPPSTVLRVGGLTVDPLRRQAELDGVRLDLTRREFDLLAFLAGRPGVVVPRRELLAEVWQQSYGDDQTIDVHLSWLRRKLGETAARPRYLHTLRGVGVKLEPPGGVELSP; this is translated from the coding sequence ATGGCAAGTGTGCTCGTGGTCGAGGACGACCAGTTCGTACGCTCGGCGCTGATCCGGCATCTGACCGACGCCGCGCACACGGTGCGCAGTGTGGGTACGGCACTGGAGGCGCTGCGCGAGGTCGCCCATTTCCGTTTCGACGTCGTCATCCTGGACCTCGGACTGCCCGATCTCGACGGGTCCGAGGCCCTGAAGATGCTGCGCGGCATCACGGACGTACCGGTGATCATCGCCACCGCGCGGGACGACGAGACGGAGATCGTCCGGCTGTTGAACGCCGGGGCGGACGACTACCTGACCAAGCCGTTCTCGGTCGAGCACCTGTCGGCGCGCATGGCGGCCGTCCTGCGGCGGTCCCGTACCGCCGCCGGAGAGGGCCCGCCGTCCACCGTCCTGCGCGTCGGCGGCCTCACCGTCGACCCGCTGCGCCGCCAGGCCGAACTCGACGGTGTGCGCCTCGACCTCACGCGCCGCGAGTTCGACCTGCTCGCCTTCCTGGCCGGCCGGCCAGGTGTCGTCGTACCCCGCAGGGAACTGCTCGCCGAGGTGTGGCAGCAGTCGTACGGCGACGACCAGACCATCGACGTCCATCTGTCCTGGCTGCGGCGCAAGCTGGGCGAGACGGCCGCGCGGCCGCGCTATCTGCACACCCTGCGCGGAGTCGGAGTGAAGCTGGAGCCGCCCGGGGGAGTGGAGTTGTCGCCATGA
- a CDS encoding AAA domain-containing protein, with product MTAPQTEEAAFDPGSAASRATERILHDTLQGSARGVVVDSPPGAGKSTLVVRAALELADAGRPLMVVAQTNAQVDDLVVRLAEKDPELPVGRLHSSDADPYDKALDDLPNVRKSAKAAELTGLPVVISTAAKWAHVKVDEPWRHAIVDEAYQMRSDSLLAVAGLFERALFVGDPGQLDPFAIVGSEQWAGLSYDPSASAVTTLLAHNPDLPQHRLPVSWRLPASAAPLVSDAFYPYTPFRSGTDHDDRRLSFAVASDGSGPDRVIDEAADSGWGLLELPARHTPRTDPEAVRAVAVVVRRLLDRGGAAVSERSSGPVPLTADRIAVGTAHRDQAAAVRTALAELGVTDVTVDTANRLQGREYDVTVVLHPLSGRPDATAFHLETGRLCVLASRHRHACIVVCRAGVGELLDDYPSTEPVQLGTLVKFPDGWEANHAVLALLGKHRVVWTP from the coding sequence GTGACCGCGCCCCAGACCGAGGAGGCCGCGTTCGACCCCGGCTCGGCAGCCTCCCGCGCGACCGAGCGAATCCTCCACGACACGCTGCAGGGCTCGGCGCGTGGTGTCGTGGTGGACTCCCCGCCCGGCGCCGGCAAGTCCACGCTCGTCGTCCGCGCGGCGCTCGAACTCGCCGACGCGGGACGCCCGCTGATGGTGGTGGCGCAGACGAACGCGCAGGTGGACGACCTGGTCGTCCGGCTCGCCGAGAAGGACCCCGAACTGCCGGTCGGCCGACTGCACAGCAGCGACGCCGATCCGTACGACAAGGCGCTCGACGACCTGCCGAACGTCCGCAAGTCGGCGAAGGCAGCGGAGCTGACCGGTCTCCCGGTGGTGATCTCGACGGCGGCCAAGTGGGCGCATGTGAAGGTGGACGAGCCGTGGCGGCACGCGATCGTCGACGAGGCGTACCAGATGCGCTCGGACTCGCTCCTCGCCGTTGCCGGGCTGTTCGAGCGGGCGCTGTTCGTGGGCGACCCGGGTCAGCTGGACCCGTTCGCGATCGTGGGCAGTGAGCAGTGGGCGGGCCTGTCGTACGACCCGTCGGCCTCTGCCGTGACGACTCTGCTCGCGCACAACCCTGACCTGCCGCAGCACCGTCTCCCGGTGTCCTGGCGGCTCCCGGCGTCGGCCGCGCCGCTGGTGTCGGACGCCTTCTACCCCTACACCCCCTTCCGCAGCGGCACGGACCACGACGACCGCCGGCTGTCCTTCGCCGTCGCCTCGGACGGTTCGGGCCCGGACCGGGTGATCGACGAGGCGGCGGACTCGGGCTGGGGCCTGCTGGAGCTGCCGGCCCGGCACACGCCGCGCACGGACCCGGAGGCGGTCCGGGCCGTGGCCGTGGTCGTACGACGGCTGCTGGACCGGGGCGGAGCGGCCGTGTCCGAGCGGTCGTCGGGGCCCGTCCCCCTCACCGCCGACCGGATCGCCGTCGGCACGGCCCACCGCGACCAGGCCGCGGCGGTACGGACGGCCCTGGCGGAGCTGGGCGTCACGGACGTCACCGTGGACACGGCGAACCGGCTGCAGGGCCGGGAGTACGACGTGACGGTGGTCCTGCACCCGCTCTCGGGCCGCCCGGACGCCACCGCCTTCCACCTGGAAACGGGCCGCCTCTGCGTCCTGGCCTCCCGCCACCGTCACGCGTGCATCGTGGTGTGCCGGGCGGGCGTGGGCGAGCTCCTGGACGACTATCCGTCGACGGAACCGGTACAGCTGGGGACGCTCGTGAAGTTCCCGGACGGCTGGGAGGCGAATCACGCGGTGCTGGCACTCCTCGGGAAACATCGGGTCGTCTGGACACCGTGA